From the Bdellovibrio reynosensis genome, one window contains:
- a CDS encoding DUF3108 domain-containing protein gives MEGLLVKFPSLLCSLVFLSLLACSSSLKYEKSGELKKIDEFDKAVEIIKPGQTGTTSPSPVPTEIPAATAPTPTAAPEVKEEKKPAKKTAAKVKPAAKKTEKKKEEAKVETPKVPERRQPDIEDTTGFGISRRPLADPFRVGEEVLHDVHYFKVSAGTLKFKVEDFAQVNGRKSYTFAIEIATSSLFSSFYSVEDRAETFVDFEDLVPRVYQLHVKETNQLREAKMLFDVEKNTATFWEKKVTKDDGEEEKKQHWEILPYSQNVYSIIYYMRNFAWETGKEYSFRVANDNENLVFSGKALRREVLQTKLGPMKAIVVQPNIVLKGKFKPIGDNFIWLSDDDRKYILRIESKIKIGTLISEVVSIKPGKP, from the coding sequence GTGGAAGGACTTTTAGTGAAATTCCCAAGCTTACTCTGCTCTCTTGTTTTTTTGTCTCTGTTAGCTTGTTCCTCTTCGTTAAAGTATGAAAAGTCAGGCGAACTAAAAAAAATAGACGAGTTTGATAAAGCGGTTGAAATCATTAAACCGGGACAGACCGGAACGACGTCTCCCTCTCCAGTTCCTACTGAAATTCCAGCGGCCACAGCTCCAACTCCTACAGCCGCTCCGGAAGTAAAAGAAGAAAAAAAGCCAGCTAAGAAGACAGCAGCCAAAGTAAAGCCTGCTGCTAAAAAAACGGAAAAGAAAAAAGAAGAAGCCAAGGTCGAAACACCAAAAGTGCCAGAACGTCGTCAACCTGATATTGAAGACACCACAGGCTTTGGTATTTCACGCCGTCCGCTTGCGGACCCGTTCCGTGTCGGCGAAGAAGTCCTTCATGATGTGCATTACTTTAAAGTTTCAGCAGGAACGTTGAAATTCAAAGTAGAAGATTTCGCCCAAGTAAATGGTAGAAAGTCTTATACCTTTGCCATTGAGATCGCGACAAGCTCTTTGTTTTCAAGCTTCTATAGTGTTGAAGATCGTGCTGAAACTTTTGTTGATTTCGAAGATTTAGTGCCTCGTGTTTATCAGCTTCACGTTAAAGAAACCAATCAACTTAGAGAAGCAAAAATGCTTTTTGACGTAGAAAAAAACACCGCTACTTTCTGGGAAAAGAAAGTCACTAAAGACGACGGTGAAGAAGAAAAGAAACAACATTGGGAAATTTTACCGTATTCGCAAAACGTTTATAGCATCATTTATTATATGCGAAACTTTGCTTGGGAAACGGGGAAAGAGTATTCCTTCCGCGTTGCTAACGACAATGAAAACCTTGTGTTTTCAGGTAAAGCTTTACGCCGTGAAGTCTTGCAAACTAAGTTAGGTCCGATGAAAGCCATCGTGGTACAACCGAACATTGTGCTTAAAGGTAAGTTCAAACCTATTGGTGATAACTTCATTTGGCTTTCTGATGATGATCGCAAATATATTTTAAGAATCGAATCAAAAATTAAAATCGGAACTTTAATTTCAGAAGTGGTCTCAATCAAACCCGGTAAGCCTTAG
- a CDS encoding glycosyltransferase family 9 protein, whose product MAITACRHFSGYKPCAKNSSCDSLCPSKDIPQSSLLIVHLGALGAVVRSTSLLKAIKRKFPQSMITWVTDAPAHHLLKNHPGIDRVLTTAESDLLQLSALEFEAAFVIDKSLKAAGVLKKTTVDFIYGFVNDPRTGAILPATSAADELWSLGLDNHKKFFVNVKPETQLMIEALELGGYQRDEYWLPLTESEESQAQNRRAHWLEKKEILIGLNTGCSNVIAHKKWTVEYYRLLIKQIHKAHPNAAIVLLGGPEDTERNQAIAQDLNVISSETQSGLRDGLVSIAACDVVVTGDSLGMHMAISQKKQVIAWFGPTCAHEIDLYDRGFKILTKSPCSPCWKRTCEKSIMCYDQVSLEEVLHALKSCCANSLSGRPAALNPTAEKMP is encoded by the coding sequence ATGGCCATCACTGCATGCCGACACTTTTCTGGTTATAAACCCTGCGCTAAAAATAGCAGCTGCGACTCTTTATGTCCTAGTAAGGATATTCCGCAAAGTTCTTTATTGATTGTGCATTTAGGTGCTTTAGGTGCTGTGGTTCGCAGTACTTCGCTACTTAAAGCTATTAAACGAAAATTTCCACAAAGTATGATCACCTGGGTGACGGATGCTCCAGCCCATCACCTTTTAAAAAATCATCCTGGAATTGATCGGGTGCTGACCACCGCTGAAAGTGACCTTTTGCAACTTTCAGCATTAGAATTTGAAGCGGCCTTCGTTATAGATAAATCTTTAAAGGCCGCCGGGGTTCTTAAAAAAACCACCGTGGATTTTATTTATGGATTCGTCAATGATCCCCGCACCGGCGCAATTCTTCCAGCAACTTCTGCCGCAGACGAACTGTGGTCATTAGGCCTAGATAACCACAAAAAATTTTTCGTAAATGTGAAGCCAGAAACTCAGTTAATGATCGAAGCCCTTGAATTGGGCGGGTATCAGCGCGACGAATATTGGCTTCCGCTTACAGAGAGCGAAGAATCCCAGGCACAAAACCGTCGTGCCCATTGGCTAGAAAAAAAAGAAATTCTTATTGGTTTAAATACGGGTTGCAGCAATGTGATTGCCCATAAAAAATGGACGGTGGAATATTATCGCCTTTTAATTAAGCAAATTCATAAAGCCCATCCCAACGCGGCGATTGTGTTATTGGGAGGCCCAGAAGACACTGAGCGCAACCAGGCCATAGCTCAGGATCTCAATGTGATTTCATCTGAAACGCAGTCGGGATTGCGCGACGGACTTGTTAGCATTGCGGCTTGCGATGTTGTCGTTACAGGGGACAGCTTAGGAATGCACATGGCGATTTCTCAGAAAAAACAAGTCATCGCTTGGTTTGGGCCCACTTGTGCTCATGAAATAGATTTATATGACAGAGGCTTTAAAATTTTAACAAAAAGCCCCTGCAGCCCTTGCTGGAAGAGGACTTGTGAAAAAAGCATTATGTGCTACGATCAGGTTTCTTTAGAGGAAGTCCTTCATGCCCTTAAATCTTGTTGTGCAAACAGCCTTTCTGGGAGACCTGCTGCTCTCAATCCCACTGCTGAAAAAATGCCGTGA
- a CDS encoding lysophospholipid acyltransferase family protein yields MRLLIKYFVKFMVFISGLLPRQVLRKSAAWLGFLWYDLFGFRKKIINGNLEIAFPEWDEKRKHQVGRDSVYNLAYNFGEFFHIPHMNGQWLKEHVVFEGWENVEQARAAGKGMFFLSLHLGNADVATNSIALNGQELYLISKRFKTKWFDDLWFSIRGAKGVKYIDAHAANNAFEILKALKKNAAVVFVLDQYMGKPFGIASTFFGKRTGTAYGLALFVQKSKAPVLPVYTFEGKDKKLHVVVEPAIDTSRYVTEDKDETTLNLTQSFNDKLEEIVRKHPEQWMWVHRRWKDF; encoded by the coding sequence ATGAGATTATTAATCAAGTACTTCGTTAAATTCATGGTTTTCATCAGTGGTCTATTGCCACGCCAAGTATTGCGTAAGTCGGCCGCGTGGTTGGGTTTTTTGTGGTACGACCTTTTTGGTTTTCGCAAAAAAATCATCAACGGAAATTTAGAAATTGCTTTTCCGGAATGGGATGAAAAAAGAAAACATCAGGTGGGTAGGGATTCGGTTTATAATCTTGCCTACAACTTCGGTGAGTTCTTCCATATTCCCCACATGAATGGACAATGGCTAAAAGAACACGTGGTTTTTGAAGGTTGGGAAAATGTCGAACAAGCCCGCGCCGCTGGAAAAGGAATGTTCTTTCTTAGTCTTCATTTAGGGAACGCCGATGTGGCGACAAATTCAATTGCACTTAATGGCCAAGAACTTTATTTGATCTCAAAGCGCTTTAAGACCAAATGGTTTGATGACTTGTGGTTTTCTATCCGTGGGGCAAAAGGTGTCAAATACATCGATGCCCATGCTGCTAATAACGCCTTTGAAATTCTAAAAGCCCTGAAAAAAAATGCCGCCGTAGTTTTTGTGTTAGATCAATATATGGGAAAACCCTTCGGTATCGCCTCTACCTTTTTTGGCAAACGCACGGGTACAGCCTATGGTCTAGCTCTGTTCGTGCAAAAGTCAAAAGCTCCGGTGCTTCCGGTTTATACGTTTGAAGGAAAAGATAAAAAACTTCATGTCGTTGTCGAGCCAGCTATAGACACTTCACGTTATGTGACTGAAGATAAAGATGAAACAACCTTAAATTTAACCCAATCCTTCAATGACAAACTTGAAGAGATTGTGCGCAAACACCCCGAACAATGGATGTGGGTGCATCGAAGGTGGAAGGACTTTTAG
- a CDS encoding glycosyltransferase family 9 protein gives MPLNLVVQTAFLGDLLLSIPLLKKCREMWPEHQLGLVCRKGFGDFFLKTGLVHHVFEIEKGKADTYQKIAENLKSFEVDHLISPHESLRTAFLVSKIKARQKISFAKPWNFIFYNSRVEKDLKLPDPIRQISLLKNINPHVTKDIETFRTQEKPYLPDAHGKLSAPPVWASMSLRSQVLSLPGVYDSLKARFPLPGFDEGKAVLLFPGSVWATKRWTAEGFINAGIALQEKGYQVYVMGGPGEEVLAESVAKEIPGSICLAGKTKVIESTQLIARAALVIGNDSASTHLAAVCETPLIAVFGPTIIEFGFRPWSAESYIVHQAGLKCRPCGKHGHHHCPIGTHVCMKNISAEEVLKTAGFILR, from the coding sequence ATGCCCTTAAATCTTGTTGTGCAAACAGCCTTTCTGGGAGACCTGCTGCTCTCAATCCCACTGCTGAAAAAATGCCGTGAGATGTGGCCTGAACATCAGCTGGGACTTGTTTGCAGAAAAGGTTTCGGTGATTTCTTCTTAAAAACGGGTCTTGTTCATCATGTTTTTGAAATCGAAAAAGGCAAAGCCGACACTTACCAAAAAATAGCAGAGAATTTAAAATCCTTTGAAGTCGATCATTTGATTTCGCCCCATGAATCTTTGCGAACGGCATTTTTGGTTTCAAAAATCAAAGCCCGTCAAAAAATCAGTTTTGCAAAACCATGGAATTTTATTTTTTATAATTCCCGGGTTGAAAAGGATCTTAAACTTCCAGATCCGATTCGCCAGATCAGCCTATTAAAAAATATCAATCCCCATGTGACGAAAGATATCGAAACTTTTCGCACACAAGAAAAACCTTATCTTCCTGATGCCCACGGAAAGCTTTCAGCGCCGCCGGTGTGGGCCTCTATGAGTTTACGTTCCCAAGTTCTTAGTTTGCCGGGGGTTTATGATTCCCTTAAAGCACGCTTCCCATTGCCAGGATTTGATGAAGGCAAGGCTGTTCTACTTTTCCCAGGCAGTGTGTGGGCAACCAAACGCTGGACCGCTGAAGGCTTTATAAACGCGGGTATAGCATTGCAGGAAAAAGGCTATCAGGTCTATGTCATGGGTGGCCCTGGGGAAGAAGTTTTAGCTGAATCGGTAGCTAAAGAAATTCCCGGTTCCATTTGTCTTGCAGGAAAAACCAAAGTTATTGAATCCACGCAACTGATCGCACGTGCAGCTTTAGTGATTGGTAATGACTCGGCTTCGACTCACTTGGCAGCTGTGTGTGAAACTCCGCTCATTGCCGTGTTTGGTCCGACTATTATCGAATTTGGATTCCGCCCGTGGTCCGCAGAAAGTTATATCGTTCACCAAGCGGGATTAAAGTGTCGTCCGTGCGGGAAGCATGGGCACCATCATTGTCCGATTGGCACCCATGTCTGTATGAAGAATATCTCTGCAGAAGAAGTGCTTAAAACTGCGGGATTTATTCTTCGGTAA
- a CDS encoding bifunctional riboflavin kinase/FAD synthetase, giving the protein MHVYKGIKQMDSSLTSSVVTIGNFDGVHLGHQQLVDNVVREAQFLGVPSVVYTFHPHPVKVLHPERATYRLFDLKDQQERFAERGVENVIIEEFTKEFSKVTPQEFLDRYIFNQLHPRTLVVGHDFSFGADRSGNIPFLEKYCAQKGIKLIIIPPFQYQGTVVSSTRIRESLKNGDVESANELLGRTYYLRGHVEKGFQRGRTIGVPTANIHPDVEFMPRLGVYCTLTKFGGHMHPSITNIGVNPTFTENGKGPIKIETHLFDFDAHLYGVEVEVYLLHFIRDEMKFSGIEELKKQILQDVTEARRYFHEKPQNR; this is encoded by the coding sequence ATGCACGTCTATAAAGGTATTAAACAGATGGACTCCTCTTTGACCTCTTCGGTGGTCACTATTGGGAATTTCGATGGGGTTCATCTAGGTCATCAGCAGTTGGTTGATAACGTTGTTCGTGAAGCTCAATTTCTAGGCGTACCGTCAGTGGTTTATACATTTCATCCCCATCCTGTGAAGGTTTTGCATCCTGAACGGGCGACCTACCGACTGTTTGACCTCAAAGACCAGCAAGAGCGTTTTGCTGAACGGGGTGTAGAAAATGTTATCATCGAAGAATTTACTAAGGAGTTTTCTAAGGTCACTCCGCAAGAATTTTTGGATCGATATATCTTTAATCAGCTTCACCCAAGAACTTTGGTAGTCGGCCATGATTTTTCATTCGGAGCTGATCGCTCTGGCAACATTCCATTTTTAGAAAAGTACTGTGCGCAAAAAGGTATCAAACTGATTATTATTCCACCGTTTCAATATCAGGGGACTGTGGTTTCTTCTACGCGCATCAGGGAAAGCTTAAAAAATGGGGATGTGGAATCAGCCAATGAACTTTTAGGCAGAACCTACTACTTGCGCGGGCACGTGGAAAAAGGATTTCAGCGCGGACGTACAATTGGTGTGCCGACTGCGAATATTCATCCTGATGTTGAATTCATGCCAAGACTTGGAGTGTATTGCACGCTTACTAAATTTGGTGGACACATGCATCCTTCAATTACCAACATTGGTGTGAATCCTACGTTCACTGAAAATGGAAAAGGTCCCATCAAAATTGAAACACACTTGTTTGATTTTGATGCTCATCTGTACGGGGTTGAAGTGGAAGTTTATCTTTTGCACTTCATCCGCGATGAAATGAAATTTTCAGGAATTGAAGAGCTGAAAAAACAAATCCTTCAGGACGTCACTGAAGCACGCAGGTACTTTCATGAAAAACCACAAAATCGTTGA
- a CDS encoding cyclic nucleotide-binding domain-containing protein produces MKIEKEQVQLKALQHQPQQYGGVIKILGTNKTYQLQGLQYSYFEVLQTAGSIEGVVNFFMGQGWLISFRELWTLIDFLVDEDILLNPSIRSYFSKKEISGVHFQHSLTFSPGQAKIPSASSLPFFRSLEPQLAQYLLQKAECLKVPAGVRLIQAGNKDRDLYILLQGGAAVYKVYDEKRRQLVSSLGAGAICGERGFLLNQARTADVVTTAPCEVLRVKHLPDFDQLIKSDKAHSLQHRFWVLQALQSSNFFKDFPGDSLDSLIFSGKLCQAAANQVLFQEGQPGTTCYILVQGNVVISQRGHNINVLNQGSCFGEISLLMSSGKRTATIKTQQDSILLEIQQQDFYRILSQNLFLAKELENLAAQRLMNDQKRN; encoded by the coding sequence ATGAAAATAGAAAAAGAACAGGTCCAGCTTAAAGCACTTCAACATCAGCCCCAACAATATGGTGGGGTGATTAAGATCCTTGGGACTAACAAAACTTATCAGCTGCAAGGCCTGCAATATTCTTATTTCGAAGTCTTACAAACTGCCGGAAGCATTGAAGGTGTCGTTAACTTTTTCATGGGACAGGGCTGGCTGATCAGTTTTCGCGAGCTTTGGACATTAATAGATTTCCTAGTGGACGAAGATATATTATTAAACCCTTCTATTCGCAGTTACTTTTCTAAAAAAGAAATCTCTGGCGTGCATTTTCAGCACAGTCTTACTTTTTCCCCGGGCCAAGCAAAGATTCCCAGCGCTTCTTCACTGCCCTTTTTTCGTTCTTTAGAACCGCAACTTGCCCAGTACTTACTGCAAAAGGCGGAATGCCTAAAAGTCCCTGCAGGTGTTCGTTTGATACAAGCCGGAAACAAGGACCGCGACCTTTATATTCTGCTTCAAGGTGGTGCTGCGGTTTATAAGGTGTATGATGAAAAAAGACGTCAGCTGGTTTCTTCATTAGGAGCCGGTGCCATTTGCGGCGAACGTGGATTTTTATTAAATCAAGCCCGCACTGCGGATGTGGTCACGACCGCCCCTTGTGAAGTTTTGCGCGTAAAACACCTTCCCGATTTTGATCAGCTTATTAAGTCAGATAAAGCCCACAGCTTGCAGCATCGCTTCTGGGTTTTACAAGCTTTGCAAAGTTCAAACTTCTTTAAAGACTTCCCGGGGGACAGCCTCGACAGTCTAATTTTTTCAGGGAAACTGTGCCAAGCCGCTGCGAACCAAGTTTTGTTTCAAGAAGGACAGCCGGGCACGACCTGTTACATCTTAGTGCAAGGAAACGTCGTGATCAGTCAACGAGGTCACAACATCAATGTTTTAAATCAAGGCAGCTGTTTTGGTGAAATCAGTCTGCTAATGAGCAGCGGAAAAAGAACGGCCACTATTAAAACTCAACAGGATTCAATTCTGTTAGAAATTCAACAGCAGGATTTTTACCGCATCCTTAGCCAAAATCTTTTCTTGGCTAAGGAATTAGAAAATCTGGCGGCGCAACGTTTGATGAACGATCAGAAACGGAACTAA
- a CDS encoding Rossmann-fold NAD(P)-binding domain-containing protein, with amino-acid sequence MKNHKIVEFTSSEPGLFVGFLQFLAREQNWDWQFETLTDFSLDALQGASAAYVDTRLSKEILPQLKMHSTESRSSLCVDSFFKEENTWYPRLLIAESLRLILVQEARDLNNRAPGFVVGTGELARVAANVLAEVGVSEIYLVGESDEGQELRAGLMRALLGIKIHSVVPEDLTVQAISAGIIINTVDLSDNEELMRDLTYFNFMRNDGYVLDFNLLPVQNPLLLEATKAELKTLIPQALYAQVAKLWLERLEVGSYLSVEDLRESWMQFLKENSSSV; translated from the coding sequence ATGAAAAACCACAAAATCGTTGAGTTTACTTCCTCTGAGCCAGGCCTGTTTGTGGGTTTTTTGCAATTCCTAGCCCGGGAACAAAACTGGGACTGGCAGTTTGAAACTTTAACTGATTTTTCGCTCGATGCTTTGCAAGGGGCGTCAGCTGCCTACGTTGATACAAGATTATCTAAAGAAATTCTGCCGCAGTTAAAAATGCATTCTACGGAATCGCGCAGTTCCCTTTGTGTGGATTCTTTTTTTAAAGAGGAAAATACGTGGTACCCGCGCTTACTGATTGCTGAATCTTTGCGCTTGATCTTGGTTCAAGAGGCTCGGGATCTGAATAATCGCGCCCCCGGTTTTGTCGTCGGTACGGGGGAGCTTGCGCGCGTCGCGGCCAATGTCTTAGCGGAAGTCGGTGTTTCCGAAATTTATCTGGTAGGTGAAAGCGACGAAGGGCAAGAGCTGCGTGCGGGTTTAATGCGCGCCTTATTAGGAATTAAAATTCATTCAGTGGTGCCTGAAGATCTAACGGTGCAAGCAATCAGTGCTGGGATCATTATCAACACTGTAGATCTTTCTGATAACGAAGAACTGATGCGCGACCTGACTTATTTCAATTTTATGCGTAACGATGGCTATGTTTTGGATTTCAATTTATTGCCGGTGCAAAATCCACTTTTGCTTGAAGCAACCAAAGCTGAACTTAAAACTCTCATTCCGCAAGCTTTGTATGCCCAGGTGGCAAAGTTGTGGTTAGAACGCTTGGAAGTCGGAAGTTACTTATCCGTGGAAGATCTTCGTGAAA
- a CDS encoding CHASE2 and HATPase_c domain-containing protein, translating to MLQRVQKASFQHLKLRLEVLLRFFSRRRGFWLRCLLCWGIGCLALSNDEINAYDQRFHLRGDQKASSQIVLVTIRQSDFATIYDTRTNFLDNMSEVTDITDSYFWNKRIWSELLIRILRQNPKAVGVTLYFGDNIGKVALTQEEQKLFYDMRVFWSATTNNLDRVLNPAFTSRDLNNIGSNEVRRDEDGVVRRVFPQRAELPHLVEKITGKKFPTTQAGLPINFRGSNKVFTQYSFSEIMYDEVPFDAFTNKIILIGAETSSGPVYITPMGTISRTEILAHTTDTVLGNKWIQRLSNSWYAAGFFVLMLIAVFLITTYPQSVALFFILWIGTLLAALSAWVFDTFYFWSPAFSPFVLLGASWIIFIGYQASKVERKNFRLQQEQQYLQELEQLKNNFVSLISHDLKTPIAKIQAIVDRLLVEHQSKDESLSQDLQSLRLFGDELNRYIQSILKVLRVESRDFKINTEVGDINEVVEEALQQLRPLAREKHITINTSLEPMFSLEFDTTLIKEVVINLVENAIKYTPHGGSIEVISQEEDDLVHVIVKDTGEGIKPEDMEKVWGKFTRGSDQDMKTKGTGLGLYLVKYFIELHGGKVKMESVVGTGTTVSFTLPLDTESESEVLA from the coding sequence ATGTTGCAACGCGTGCAAAAAGCCTCTTTTCAACACCTTAAACTGCGCCTTGAAGTCCTGCTTCGATTCTTTTCCCGACGCCGGGGATTTTGGCTTCGTTGTTTATTGTGTTGGGGGATTGGTTGTCTTGCCCTTTCCAACGATGAAATCAATGCCTATGACCAGCGCTTTCACCTGCGCGGGGACCAAAAGGCTTCTTCACAAATCGTTTTAGTGACCATTCGCCAAAGCGACTTTGCGACGATCTATGATACGCGCACAAACTTTTTAGATAACATGAGTGAGGTCACAGACATCACCGATAGTTATTTTTGGAACAAGCGCATTTGGTCTGAGTTGCTTATTAGAATTTTACGACAAAATCCAAAAGCCGTCGGTGTGACACTTTATTTTGGCGATAATATCGGCAAAGTAGCCCTGACCCAAGAAGAGCAAAAACTTTTCTATGACATGCGAGTCTTTTGGTCCGCGACCACAAATAACTTAGATCGAGTTTTGAATCCGGCCTTCACAAGTCGCGACCTTAACAACATCGGAAGCAATGAAGTGCGCCGTGATGAAGATGGCGTTGTTCGCAGAGTCTTTCCCCAAAGAGCCGAGCTTCCGCACCTTGTAGAGAAAATCACGGGTAAGAAGTTTCCGACGACCCAAGCAGGTCTTCCGATAAACTTCCGCGGCTCTAACAAGGTATTCACACAATATTCATTCAGCGAAATTATGTACGACGAAGTGCCGTTTGATGCCTTTACCAATAAAATCATTCTGATCGGTGCAGAGACTTCTTCAGGCCCGGTTTACATCACCCCGATGGGAACTATTTCGCGCACTGAAATCTTAGCCCATACAACCGACACTGTTTTAGGCAATAAGTGGATCCAGCGGCTTTCAAACAGCTGGTATGCGGCTGGATTTTTTGTTTTGATGTTGATTGCGGTTTTCCTAATCACGACCTACCCGCAGTCGGTGGCGCTCTTCTTTATTTTGTGGATCGGAACGTTGCTAGCCGCCTTATCGGCATGGGTGTTTGATACTTTTTACTTCTGGTCCCCGGCATTTTCACCTTTTGTGCTTTTAGGTGCGTCGTGGATTATCTTTATCGGCTACCAAGCAAGCAAAGTCGAAAGAAAGAACTTCCGTTTACAGCAAGAACAGCAGTACTTGCAGGAACTTGAACAGCTTAAAAATAATTTCGTAAGTTTGATTTCCCATGACTTAAAAACGCCTATTGCAAAGATCCAAGCCATCGTAGATCGATTGTTGGTTGAACATCAAAGCAAAGATGAAAGCTTAAGCCAAGACTTGCAGTCCTTGCGTTTATTCGGCGACGAACTGAATCGCTACATTCAGTCGATTCTTAAAGTTCTACGTGTTGAATCCCGTGACTTTAAGATCAATACCGAGGTGGGTGATATTAACGAAGTTGTTGAAGAAGCTTTGCAACAGCTTCGCCCCTTGGCCCGAGAAAAACACATCACTATTAATACCAGTTTAGAGCCGATGTTTTCTTTAGAATTTGACACCACCTTGATCAAAGAGGTGGTTATCAATCTGGTTGAAAATGCAATTAAGTACACGCCCCACGGTGGAAGCATTGAAGTGATCTCGCAAGAAGAAGATGATTTAGTCCATGTGATCGTAAAAGATACCGGTGAAGGCATTAAGCCTGAAGACATGGAAAAGGTTTGGGGGAAATTCACCCGTGGTAGTGATCAAGATATGAAAACCAAGGGAACTGGTTTAGGTCTTTATTTAGTAAAATATTTTATTGAACTGCATGGCGGTAAAGTAAAAATGGAAAGTGTTGTCGGCACTGGCACCACAGTTTCATTTACACTGCCACTGGATACAGAAAGTGAATCAGAGGTGTTAGCATGA
- a CDS encoding sigma-54-dependent transcriptional regulator, giving the protein MMNKLHTLIVDDEAELRRSVISILKSTMPEIDFTIDEASTGKEALDKVKQQQWDLVLMDVKMPEMNGLEALTAIKEHDPRTFVVLMTAHSNLTDAVLAIKEGAYDYVEKPVNPQLLTEIVRKSLEARDLVSSLAMSNPVFDDDIESEFVGDNSKMREVFNLIYRLCKVDTTVLVRGENGTGKELVARAIHFNSPRKSGSFVAINCGAIPESLMESELFGHEKGAFTGAHERKIGKFQMANNGTLFLDEIGELRPDMQVKLLRVLQERKFTPVGGTREVKTTTRIIAATNRNLEKMMEEGTFREDLFYRLNVMPIFLPPLRERTDDIEALASNFIKKFSKQHGRVINGVTPEALQLLKSYRWPGNIRELENMIERTFIVENSNQITADSLPDSLKAAAAKESPEKTAHVGYSGPLDFDAFKEEMEKEFIVSALKANNGRINQTVAQANIPKNTLLRKIRKYGINVKDFTEE; this is encoded by the coding sequence ATGATGAACAAACTCCACACACTTATTGTTGATGACGAAGCGGAATTACGCCGTTCGGTCATTTCTATTTTAAAGTCAACAATGCCTGAAATTGATTTCACCATTGATGAAGCTTCTACTGGCAAAGAAGCCTTAGATAAAGTGAAGCAACAACAGTGGGATCTAGTCCTTATGGACGTAAAGATGCCAGAAATGAACGGTCTAGAAGCATTGACCGCTATTAAAGAACACGATCCCAGAACTTTCGTGGTTTTGATGACAGCGCATTCAAACTTAACTGATGCGGTTTTAGCGATTAAAGAAGGCGCCTACGACTATGTTGAAAAGCCAGTGAACCCACAGCTATTGACTGAAATTGTGCGTAAAAGCTTAGAAGCTCGTGACTTGGTTTCAAGTCTTGCGATGTCCAATCCTGTCTTCGATGACGATATCGAAAGTGAATTTGTCGGTGACAATTCTAAAATGCGTGAAGTGTTTAATTTGATCTATCGTCTGTGCAAAGTGGACACGACAGTTCTTGTTCGCGGTGAAAATGGAACAGGTAAAGAACTTGTAGCCCGCGCGATTCACTTCAACTCCCCTCGCAAATCAGGAAGCTTTGTGGCCATTAACTGTGGCGCGATCCCTGAAAGCTTGATGGAAAGTGAATTGTTCGGCCATGAAAAAGGGGCTTTCACGGGCGCCCATGAACGTAAAATCGGCAAATTTCAAATGGCGAACAACGGCACCCTTTTCTTGGACGAAATTGGGGAACTTCGCCCTGACATGCAGGTAAAATTATTGCGTGTCCTGCAAGAACGTAAATTCACCCCGGTGGGTGGAACTCGTGAAGTGAAAACCACAACACGCATTATTGCTGCAACCAACAGAAACTTAGAAAAGATGATGGAAGAAGGCACCTTCCGCGAGGACTTATTCTATCGCTTAAATGTGATGCCGATCTTCTTACCACCATTGCGTGAACGTACAGATGATATTGAAGCTCTTGCTTCAAACTTCATTAAAAAATTCTCTAAACAGCATGGTCGCGTGATTAACGGTGTGACGCCGGAAGCTTTGCAGTTATTAAAAAGCTACCGTTGGCCCGGAAATATCCGTGAGCTTGAAAACATGATTGAACGCACGTTCATCGTAGAAAACTCAAATCAGATCACTGCGGATTCGTTACCAGATTCTTTAAAAGCAGCTGCCGCCAAAGAAAGTCCTGAAAAGACAGCCCATGTGGGTTATTCAGGTCCTTTGGATTTTGATGCCTTTAAAGAAGAAATGGAAAAAGAATTTATCGTCAGCGCATTGAAGGCTAACAACGGTCGTATCAATCAAACTGTGGCTCAGGCGAATATTCCTAAGAACACTTTGCTACGTAAGATTCGTAAGTACGGCATTAACGTTAAAGACTTTACCGAAGAATAA